In Zingiber officinale cultivar Zhangliang chromosome 9B, Zo_v1.1, whole genome shotgun sequence, the genomic window taacttaacttgggttgctcacatcaaaaagggagagattgttggaaccccaaggttatttttggtgtgatcaaccaagtttaggttaggtactgttatgttttgatctctgtgtctaagtgtgcaggaacttaggagcacaaaaagtcaagcggaagacgcgactagcaaGAAGGGcggcacgagagagagtcgacgggctcggtgcgtccgagggacgagatgctacgAAAAAGTACACCAATAGACAAGAAGGGCgtgcgtgacgttcgagggacgagaagccaaagtggaagcctgctcgaggagaaggtcggaatttgggtttgggtgagccctatttcggttgaccaaaatcacccaggcgatcagagCAGCGGGAGAGCTAAAGTAGAGGtatggagctgctagaggcgccttcaataagagttgaaggcgcctccatgaccTTCAGGCAAAAGATGCCTTCAAtggctaaaggcgccttcaaccaaccatggaaggcgccttccatggccatgGTTCTGGCCGTTGcggaaaaggataaagttttatccttgccctcgctggaggtgcctccCAGCCCTATGGAAGTTGCCTTCAGCctgcggataagatttttcatgggctataaaaagactcatGGACTTAAGAAAGAGGCAACAACTTTTGTATtcactttcctagtcttttctgagctttcattgtgtgtaaaaggcttctccgccttcagcgaaggagattcttagtgatctttcatctgtcttggattaacaaccatctaggttgtaaccaagtaattcttggccttttacttattttttttaagttgttatttctattttaattgcTTTACTAATATAAGTCGAAAGACAAGAAAAGAGTTTTTATTTTAGTGTTTGAGGtgactcaaccctctccagctgGCCTACCCGGTCCAAcacaaataggtctggaggaccaaggtTTTTCAAGTAAGTTGAGGCAAGtaactagaggagcgacagtgaggtcgtgttccggaAGGGAATAAACtctaggtcgttgatccaactgaagaaaccgggaaggtttctaagttgagatcaagacagtgttactgtcaattactactcatgcatcttactatattattgtgctaacatttgtttTGTAGGAATGTATTTTtggttaactctattttgcaagtttGGCCTGATCGATCAACCAAActcagggatcgatcgaccgaaccaagttgatTCAGATTAAAAAATCATACCAGAGCATAACAGGGCAAAATCCagtcaaagcctgatcggtcgaccgaactagcatatcggtcgaccgaaaaatgatgacatggcagacAACAGCCTCGACCCAAAGCAAAGAAGGAATTCAAGTTGATCTGTCGACCGAACGTGgagatcggttgatcgaacaatCACTACATTAATGAGACATTAAGTGTGAATCTAGGTGAAAACGAAAATTCACTGTTCGATTgaccgaacaaggtgatcggtcgatcaaaccatTAAATGTCATCAATGCCCAAAGATCAAatctcagcgaagaaggaagagagtgggttcggtcgaccgaatgttgACGATTCATATAAAAGGAGCTCGAGATCCGAGGCTCAACAAGAGAATCAATTTCACcagttcatctctgtgcaaagcTGCTCGTGCTACTACTCTGCTACTCATCTTCAAGCAAATTGCTATGTCGTTCAAGTGTCAACCGAGTTTCGTCTTCCACTTTTGTTGGTATATTTATTTAAGCTTGCTTTGTACTTAAATTGAAAAGAAGAtggtaggttgttactatcttctacTTGTATTTGTACGCATTACTTCTTTCTAAAGATTTCGGAAAAAAGAATCATAGTGGATTGTCTAACGATGCGGTCAAGgatcatgggtcttggagtaggagtcgacgtagactccgaaccaagtaaccacctgaGTCGTCTGTTTTAATTTCCGCTACTTACTTTGATTGGTTTCACgatacgaaaagaaaagtttttaaagagcgatattcaacccccccccccccccccctcccctctatcgcTTTCTATCGATTCTTcaataacgatccatgaaatttTTCATGACGGATTAATTTAGtacatattatataatatatatccatatgtcaacttgatatattatattcatgacttgtgagattaagtcatcagtTGACCTATAtattagtctcaatgcattaatattgatCTTGTTTATTAATATTTAACAAAGAATATTTAAGAGTAATGCTCTGTATATATATGAACAATCTCCCacaatcaattcaaccaattgatatgttatagatTATAACCTATTATTATAGAGCATTATTATATTGATTCAACTGGCGCAAacataaagtaaatataataaaaaatattatcttttattaataaatataatataatatgtcCTAAGTCAATTAACTCATGATTGACTCTTAGAACTACACTAATAGATTTACTGTTACTGTTTAGCATTTAGTGTTTATAAATGTGATGTAAATTTCTTTTAGAATCATAAAGTTTGGATCATAATTTTCTTACAGTTTAGTATAAAGTATTTGCATATATGATCTGACTTCCTTTAAGGTCACTTTAGGACCAATTAGAATTGATATGTATTGATCACATTTTATATAATTTCCACACCATACatccacatcttgatctatgtcattaatgacattggtattatGACTATCGTTGGCGCTTGTTACGACCATATATAATAGTTATGATCTCTTTAGTCATATACTAATGAGGTTAATAGATCATATCAAGTTGTACTTGTATTTCACATACAACTCATATATAGTCCAAGTGAAAAATTGTTGGATTTTATTATCCCTATTAATTGAGTTTATTTGTAAGTTGAGCATGTAAATATAATCTGAACCCTTTAGAGTAATCTAACTTATGTTTATTAGATTTCGGATGATTGAATATGAGTTCAATATGTAGAACCCTTTAACTAAATTCGTTATCATCTATGGATTAATAACGAATTGGATtcctatataaaaaaaaagatcCCCAAAGATTTAAGATAATCTTGGCAGAACTTTTGATTCTCCATTAACTTCGAGCTTTTTGGCACCATCAATCCTAACATACACCTAAGGAAAATCTTCCACGTTtacttccacttcttcttcttccttggaatCTTCTAGACGACACAATGCTCAtgctaaaattaaatctttcttattcttATTTTTCTATGTATGAATTCTTCTCCCCggtgtttaaaatttatacagtTTAAGTTTTCACCAGAACTAACATCCAACACACTCTGGATGGTGCTTTCGAGATCCAATGATAGCTATCCACGAGACTGCAGTTAGACTTTAGACCCGCAATTACAGCTTTTGTATACaagaaaaacaataaaagaaaTCAATTGAAATCATACCCTTTAAAACTCCCCCTCTCGTGCTGGAGCTTATTCTTTGCATCCATTTAAAAATCCCAGCACCCCGTCGCAGAACATTGGTATCGGCTTACTTCTTTTTCTAGTAGTTTCCTATTCCAGCTCTGTTCGATCCTTATTTTCTACCCTCTGTGATGCTCAATCAGATAGGAAGAAGTTAAATTCAACCGatcgaatttaaaattttaatttagttattttattttttaaaaaaaataatttatttaattaatttaatttaatttaaaattacaaatgataaaaaaaaatcaatttaagtactattatgatttatgatacatttttaaccctaattaaataataataattaatttaatttttaaacaaattatttgatattttatagattcaattagttcaattttattaaaaaaattcaattactTCAGATAGTTCAagaaaaacaatttatttaattttaattaatttaattaaatttaaaccaaaTACTCAGCTTTACACTCAGTTCCTTTTCTTATGATTCATTTGATGAAAATAGCTtcaaattatttttggggctcaccTAATCTAGCCCAACTTATGTTCCACTTTGAGTTGACCAGAAGATCCTCTCACCTCAATGAGTATATCTCCTCTTCGATTGTGTTTTAATCTTCAAAAAGCAATATTTCTCATTCcttgaataaatcagattaaTTAGAAGACGCCGTTCTTGAATtctaaacaagaaataaaatagaaCGCACATCCACCTCATTTGATCCGCTCAGCCAACTCACTTATCCTGCTCGACCCAAACCATACTGAGACAGTTTGGAAGCATTATGGAATACAAGCCATGATATATGCATAGATAATATTAAGAGAAGATTGTATGACTGTAGCTTAGCAATATTGCTGCAAACAAACTGCAGTGACTATGGCTACTAAAATTATAAAGATGCTGAACTATAAATAGACCAGTAATTCAATGATTAGTTCAATCAAAATCAGATCGAATAAGAAAGATTATGAATGCATCATCAATGCAGGAAAGTTATCCAAATTGCATAATTTGAATAACAAATTAATACTTTGTCAAGGTTCGCAAAGTGCACATGGTACTATAGCCAGCAGCAGCCTTGAGCATCGTTACCTTCGAACCGAATCACCCATTTCTGGACGCAAACATGGAAATAGACAAATTTAGAGTATaaacaaagatgaaaacaaagatgaaaacaaagATATTATGGTTTCATCATTTCGAACGAGGAAGAAGCACATGCATGTAGGTATTCATTCAGTGCGAATCTTGCAGATGAACAATGTAAACAAACCTTTAGGAATAGCAAAAGGATGAAGCATAAATGCTTCACGTACCCTCGATGGGATCTGGAAAAAGGACAGTTTGATCACACTCTAAGCTCTACCACTTTATGAAATACAATTGACTAATTAGCATTTCACGTAAATTAACTATAGGTTATGTATATGTATCACAAAAACTAATAAATAGGCTTATATATACATGATGCTTCATGTATATACATGAGGAATTTACTGGTAATGTCAAGGTTCAGTCAATAAGAAAATTTATTCAGGAATATTTCTTTAAAATGTATCTTTAAATTGCAACATAAGGTATTCAGATCTCTGCAATGCTTATAAAAAAGATAATTTGTAAATCATCAACAATTTAGTCTTGTAAACCTAAAAAAGCTTTGCACATCAAGCTAAACTTGGTTGCCCCACACTATTTGTTAAGCTCTATGGAAGGCAATATCTCTAGTCATAtgcaaattaattttttttataccatTAACAAATATTTTTTGGTTCATCTTTATCACTTAACTATAGCTGAGACACCAAAACCCTCTAGGCTAAGCAATACATGAGGTGGGAGAACTATTTCAATCTTCTTTCACATCACAGAGGCAGCCTTTTTCGTCCAGCGACTGAGTGAGAAACTAACTACTACACAAATTATTTTAGTGACAGAACTCATCTTCATCCTCTAACATTTATCACTCCTCTTACATTGTTAAGAGTTAGAGTCAACACATAATCATTTTTCCATTCTTTTCCTGTTGCAACTCAGTTAGAGCTCAGCATAGGCAACAAAATAAGCTGTATAACTCATTCATGCAGGCATCAATAGCCCAACTCAAAATGACATTTTAAACTCAAGTTACTCACATAATCACCGGCAACAACTTAAACTAAAGAACAACAAAACTAAGATTAATTGGCAGTTTTTACACAACAAATACATATAtcatctaaaattaaaatatttaaagaatTTCTGAGTGTCTGCAGTCCATCTAGAGAAAAGCTTTAGCAATAAAAGTTTAATAGATGTCCCTCAATAAAACATCCAATTTCTGGTTCTCAACATAGACTTTGATGTGCCACATCAGACCAAAAAAGAACAATCTTCCACTACATCGGAATCAGAAATTAAACCCACTCTTTGGTTAAGAAGTCTGGCAGCATTTCACATCATGGGTCCAAAGCTTACCATTAAAATCTTTACAATAAAGGCACAAtcaatttatttttcaactttaTTCACTTACAAAATCATCTTTATAATTAATTGGGCTTATATGTTCAACGGCATTTTGGTAGATTAAAATttcaagttaaattaaaaatattgtaGTCAAGGAGAATGTGATGCAATATGCAAAATCCATTTCATCAATTTACAACACAAGTTGTTTTTTGAGAAAAACGTAACTTCATGCAGCTATTTGCAGTGGCATAGTTTGGGCATATTGCATGCCCCCCATTAATttgcataaaattttaaaaaaatagtagtaGTATGGGCATTCATCTCTGACTCATGGAAATAGAGGTTGTCTGGTTATCGGAATAGTTTAAGTATAGGTTGTTTGACTGCTGAATTGTTATAATTTTTGCACCAAACGTCAAAAGCACAAAAGGCATAGCCATCGTCAAAACCATTAGCTAAACTTGCATCCAAGAATCTTCGATGATAAGCGAGAAAGAAATCGCAGCAAAGCTACTCACAGATAACTTCAAACAGTACGAGAACAACAACACGGCACTAGAGTCCGGGAGTAGTGCGGCAGAGGATACCCTGTGAGAGAGCCCGACCGCCATGGGTCGTCGTGCTCAGACGTGAAGTTAGTCTGGCCGCCGCCACCGCGCTGTGCAAAGGGAGCAATGACTCCACGCAACTCCCCAGTTCCACAGGAATCCTTCGTCATAATAAATCCCAACAAATAAAATTACGATACCCAGAGCTAATACCAACAAACAAGCAACTAACCTCGAGAGAGACGAAAATCGGCGGGTTGGGCTGGGAGCCGCTGCGCCGGCGGAGAAGGAAGGAGACGGAGAGGCGGGTCGCGATCGGAGACCTAACGAACGGAGAGGAGACAGAGGAATGATGCGACGCAGGGATCCCGCGCACCTCGAAGCCATTGGAAGAAACTAACGAAATCGGCCGAGAGAGAGATTCCTGAGCGGAAGGACGCTAGGGTTTATGTTAATGGCAGGAGAAAATGGTATATATCGGGTCGGGTTGGGATGTTATCGAACCTGTTCTCTCGGGATCCGATTGGCTGTGGATCGAGATCCATGTAGAAGATAAGCTTATCAAGTTCCACCGGATCATGTCAGGCAGGCACACTCCGCATGTCTAGTCGGGCCCACCACAATATTAAAATAAGAGTTATTACAACGGTAAAATGCGAAACACTTGGGCCATGCTCAAATGATCCGACTCCACAAGTAGATGGATCAATGGATTTATGAATCGAACGGAAAATGGGCATAAACTTTTATCAACATTTATCAATCAAAAGTGGAAAACAGGAAAACAATGAACTGCTTCAAATGATGGATGTATAGACATTCAATTTCAATCGAAAAGGCACAATAAATCAACCTACAAGCATCTCGCAAATTGGCGACGTACCCCACAAAGAAAAGACAGATCACTACACTAATCTCTATGGATTCTGTTGCATCCAGCAgcgtataaaataaataataacaataatctgCACAATTCTAGCAAAAGCAGCAAGAAATTCAAT contains:
- the LOC122025740 gene encoding protein NUCLEAR FUSION DEFECTIVE 6, mitochondrial-like; the protein is MASRCAGSLRRIIPLSPLRSLGLRSRPASPSPSFSAGAAAPSPTRRFSSLSRIPVELGSCVESLLPLHSAVAAARLTSRLSTTTHGGRALSQEMGDSVRR